Proteins from one Fragaria vesca subsp. vesca linkage group LG6, FraVesHawaii_1.0, whole genome shotgun sequence genomic window:
- the LOC101295433 gene encoding cytokinin dehydrogenase 7-like: MIAHLECLVQENENDTESRPYDVISGLQAATLSNDGVTGKGSKSEFFFSVLGGHGQFGIIITRAGILLQQALFMVRWIRLLYRVRRLHPHAHSLVICEHRSLRKRSTS; the protein is encoded by the exons ATGATAGCTCACTTGGAGTGTTTGGTCCAAGAAAACGAAAACGACACCGAATCCCGGCCCTACGACGTCATCTCCGGCCTCCAAGCCGCCACTTTATCCAACGATGGCGTCACCGGTAAGGGATCCAAGTCGGAGTTCTTCTTTTCCGTTCTTGGCGGGCATGGCCAGTTCGGCATCATCATTACCAGAGCTGGAATCTTGCTCCAGCAAGCCCTGTTCATG GTGAGGTGGATAAGGCTGTTGTACCGGGTTCGACGCCTTCACCCGCATGCCCACTCGCTAGTCATTTGTGAACACAGGTCCTTGAGGAAACGAAGCACGTCCTAA